In Priestia megaterium NBRC 15308 = ATCC 14581, the following proteins share a genomic window:
- a CDS encoding AzlD domain-containing protein, with protein MSIHYPTLIVILGCALVTVVPRIVPFLVVRNIALPEPVLKWLSYIPICILTALVVENFIIQANDSVKINWPVIIVVIPTLLIALKTKSLSITVISGVGMMALLRFFLLS; from the coding sequence ATGAGCATCCACTACCCAACACTCATCGTTATTTTAGGATGTGCCCTTGTTACCGTAGTTCCCCGCATTGTTCCGTTTTTAGTTGTGCGTAACATCGCGCTGCCAGAACCCGTATTAAAATGGCTATCCTATATTCCTATTTGTATTTTAACCGCACTGGTTGTAGAAAACTTTATCATTCAAGCAAATGACAGCGTAAAGATTAACTGGCCCGTCATTATCGTAGTCATTCCAACCTTACTGATTGCGCTGAAAACCAAAAGCTTATCCATCACCGTTATTAGCGGAGTTGGAATGATGGCGCTGCTTCGTTTTTTTCTTTTGTCATGA
- a CDS encoding AzlC family ABC transporter permease, with the protein MIAEKAVQQREKVDLTFRQGAKDCIPTLLGYISIGLAAGIVGVSSHLSVMEVALLSALVYAGAAQFIICALMVANSSISAIILTTFIVNLRHFLLSATVAPEFTKYSLLKNVGIGALLTDESFGVSSSKIAKGEPINDRWMNGLNITAYVSWIIACTAGAIFGHMLSNPEAFGFDFALTAMFLALLVLQIESVLPSKLNHYLRLILYMAIIMIVLSFFVPSHVAVLISTIIVATIGVVTDK; encoded by the coding sequence GTGATTGCAGAAAAAGCAGTACAGCAAAGAGAAAAAGTGGACTTAACGTTCAGACAAGGGGCTAAGGATTGTATCCCTACGCTACTCGGTTACATAAGTATAGGGCTTGCGGCTGGGATCGTTGGAGTATCCTCGCATCTTTCCGTTATGGAAGTTGCTTTATTATCAGCGCTCGTGTATGCAGGGGCAGCACAGTTTATTATTTGTGCACTGATGGTTGCAAACAGTTCGATTTCAGCTATTATTCTCACAACATTTATTGTAAACTTACGACACTTTCTTTTGAGCGCTACGGTCGCGCCTGAATTTACAAAATATTCGTTATTAAAAAACGTTGGAATCGGAGCCCTTCTAACGGATGAATCATTCGGGGTGTCTTCAAGTAAAATTGCAAAAGGTGAGCCAATTAATGACCGCTGGATGAACGGATTAAATATAACGGCTTACGTCAGCTGGATTATCGCCTGTACGGCAGGAGCTATTTTTGGCCATATGCTATCAAACCCGGAAGCCTTTGGGTTTGATTTTGCCTTAACAGCTATGTTTTTAGCTCTGCTTGTTTTACAAATCGAAAGCGTGTTACCTTCAAAGCTTAATCATTACTTACGTTTGATTCTTTATATGGCGATTATTATGATTGTGCTGTCTTTTTTCGTACCTTCACATGTGGCTGTATTGATTTCAACGATTATTGTAGCGACAATCGGGGTGGTGACGGATAAATGA
- a CDS encoding helix-turn-helix domain-containing protein, with protein MDAIQDIIAKNLVKLRKHRNLTLDQVSELTGVSKAMLAQIEKGKSSPTVTTLWKIANGLQVSFSVFMKEDTPDVQKVSIKQLDPITDNKGDYLVYSFFPYHPEKKFEIYIVTLKPGCVHEAKTHLGDEYLLIKEGELTVRFENEEHELVSGDALHFSGNTSHSYINSSEEEASFFLLMHYPES; from the coding sequence ATGGACGCGATTCAAGATATTATTGCTAAAAATCTTGTTAAATTACGAAAACATCGAAATTTGACGCTTGATCAAGTTTCCGAATTAACCGGTGTTAGTAAAGCAATGCTTGCACAAATTGAAAAGGGTAAATCCAGTCCCACGGTTACCACGCTTTGGAAAATCGCCAACGGCCTTCAAGTCTCTTTTTCTGTATTTATGAAAGAAGACACCCCGGATGTGCAGAAAGTAAGCATAAAACAGCTAGATCCCATCACGGACAACAAAGGTGATTACTTAGTATATTCTTTTTTTCCTTATCATCCGGAAAAAAAGTTTGAAATTTACATCGTCACATTAAAGCCTGGATGCGTGCACGAAGCGAAAACTCATTTAGGAGATGAATACTTACTTATTAAAGAAGGCGAATTAACGGTTCGTTTTGAAAATGAAGAACATGAATTAGTTTCAGGAGATGCTCTGCATTTTTCAGGAAATACCTCTCACAGCTATATCAATTCTTCTGAAGAAGAAGCAAGCTTTTTTTTGCTTATGCACTACCCCGAATCATAA
- a CDS encoding TerC family protein: MEELIGVSVQGLLQIIFLDLILSGDNAIVIAMAARNVPKDLQKRAILIGTGGAIGLRLLFAAIIVPLLKIPLIGAVGGLMLVWIAYKLLADNHDHGDNPQGGATVWSAVKTIIIADAVMSLDNVLALAGVAHEFVPIMIGVLISIPIIIWGSSFIMKAMEKFPIIIYAGAAMLAWSAGKMIVEDKIIGGFVPSTALHLAIQVILTIAVVGIGYMKNKKMKKEQAHAA, from the coding sequence ATGGAGGAACTAATTGGCGTATCAGTGCAAGGTTTGCTGCAAATTATTTTTCTTGATTTAATTTTAAGCGGGGATAACGCAATTGTTATTGCAATGGCGGCTCGTAACGTACCAAAAGATTTACAAAAAAGAGCGATTTTAATTGGAACAGGCGGCGCGATTGGTCTTCGATTATTATTTGCGGCTATTATTGTCCCTTTATTAAAAATTCCATTAATCGGAGCGGTCGGCGGTTTGATGCTAGTGTGGATTGCATATAAATTATTAGCGGACAATCACGATCACGGCGACAATCCTCAAGGTGGAGCAACGGTATGGAGCGCGGTTAAAACGATCATTATCGCAGATGCGGTCATGTCATTAGATAATGTATTAGCTCTAGCAGGTGTAGCTCACGAATTTGTCCCGATTATGATTGGTGTATTAATTTCAATTCCGATTATTATTTGGGGAAGCAGCTTTATTATGAAAGCAATGGAAAAATTTCCGATTATCATTTACGCTGGAGCGGCGATGCTTGCATGGTCTGCTGGAAAAATGATTGTTGAAGATAAAATTATCGGCGGATTTGTTCCGAGCACAGCTTTACATCTTGCTATTCAAGTTATCTTAACTATTGCAGTTGTAGGCATTGGATATATGAAAAACAAAAAAATGAAAAAAGAACAAGCCCACGCAGCTTAA
- a CDS encoding Ig-like domain-containing protein, producing the protein MNKKGIMSLVSAGLLASTLSVQSVQADTNKSENVSKKLIDQHMDKPLQKKNLNPRVLNDLKNDATHSLEKAPSLSSSQNSKQMNSSSSNDDPLFEKEPNNDFNKANSLPNEKTIIGQMLPMYDVDFYKVNVPAKGALLVAGTTNSPAIDLAFTAAEKDFKDNKNLIYQGSDYSDGVEVQVYQVNKPGTYYIGATDYEFDDDYDDNTVDDLYALSTAFVDNVAPDKPAVNRVGNNDKVVRGKAEASSTVTVKAGSKTLGSAKTSSKGTFSVNISVQKAGTTLTLTAKDSAGNVSPSVSTKVADVVAPNKPTVNKVDDNDKVVTGKAEASSTVTVKAGSKSLGSAKASSKGTYSVKIPAQKTGTTLTVTAKDAAGNVSSGATTKVVKH; encoded by the coding sequence ATGAATAAAAAAGGTATAATGTCCCTAGTTTCTGCTGGTTTATTAGCATCAACACTATCCGTTCAGTCTGTTCAAGCAGATACCAACAAAAGTGAAAATGTTTCAAAAAAACTAATAGACCAGCATATGGACAAGCCTCTTCAAAAAAAGAATCTAAATCCACGTGTACTTAATGATTTAAAAAACGATGCAACTCATTCTTTAGAAAAAGCTCCTTCTCTTTCTTCATCTCAGAATTCAAAACAAATGAACAGCTCCTCTTCAAACGATGATCCGCTGTTTGAAAAAGAGCCAAATAATGATTTTAACAAAGCTAATAGTTTGCCAAATGAAAAAACAATCATCGGACAAATGCTTCCTATGTATGACGTTGATTTTTATAAAGTGAATGTCCCTGCTAAAGGCGCACTGCTTGTAGCTGGGACGACCAATTCTCCAGCAATTGACCTTGCCTTTACAGCAGCTGAAAAAGACTTTAAAGATAACAAGAATTTAATCTACCAAGGCTCAGACTATAGCGATGGAGTCGAAGTTCAAGTCTATCAGGTAAATAAACCAGGAACATATTACATAGGCGCCACTGATTATGAGTTTGATGATGATTACGACGATAATACCGTGGATGATCTATATGCTCTGAGCACAGCATTCGTAGACAACGTCGCTCCAGATAAACCAGCCGTAAACAGAGTCGGTAATAATGATAAAGTGGTTAGGGGAAAAGCGGAGGCTTCTTCTACGGTAACAGTTAAGGCTGGCAGCAAAACGCTCGGATCTGCCAAAACGTCTTCTAAAGGCACATTTTCTGTTAATATAAGCGTTCAAAAAGCCGGAACAACTCTTACCTTAACGGCTAAAGACAGCGCCGGAAACGTAAGTCCAAGTGTTTCCACGAAAGTAGCCGATGTCGTAGCGCCTAATAAGCCAACTGTCAATAAAGTCGATGATAATGATAAAGTGGTTACAGGAAAAGCGGAGGCCTCTTCTACTGTAACAGTCAAAGCGGGCAGTAAATCGCTCGGATCTGCCAAGGCTTCTTCTAAAGGAACGTACTCTGTAAAAATACCAGCGCAGAAAACAGGCACTACTCTTACCGTGACGGCCAAAGATGCTGCGGGGAATGTTAGCAGCGGAGCGACAACAAAAGTCGTGAAGCATTAA
- a CDS encoding LacI family DNA-binding transcriptional regulator has product MTTIADIARLAGVAKSTVSRYLNGGSVSDATKRKIEEIIKETNYSPNAFAQSLKAKKTNIIGVIVPRMGSFATSRTLDGIDQELRDHHYQMIISNSNQDLEREIENIYTLAKQKVAGIILLAVQITKAHLEAFRTISIPVLLIGQEHEEVHSLIHQDYEAAWDIGRYIGEKGHKKIAFLGVTEKDIAVGVKRKEGVRQGLKDRDCEVRCYQTSFNMSDAIGAATAVMKEFNPSIIVCATDNIALGTLKAAYLNGLRVPEDVSITGFGGYEITGVIHPSLTTIKYYYKEAGQMGAQRIIKLVNGEAVEKLTLSNYELIERESVDNRFA; this is encoded by the coding sequence ATGACAACTATTGCAGATATCGCTCGGCTTGCAGGAGTAGCAAAAAGCACTGTATCCCGCTACCTTAACGGAGGGTCTGTGAGCGATGCGACAAAACGAAAAATCGAAGAGATTATTAAAGAAACAAACTATAGCCCAAATGCGTTTGCTCAAAGCTTAAAAGCAAAAAAAACAAACATCATTGGTGTAATTGTTCCGCGTATGGGTTCTTTTGCGACTTCCCGCACATTAGATGGTATTGACCAAGAACTTAGAGACCACCACTATCAAATGATTATTTCCAATTCTAATCAAGATTTAGAAAGAGAAATTGAAAATATCTATACGCTGGCTAAGCAGAAGGTAGCAGGTATTATTCTTCTTGCCGTTCAAATCACAAAAGCTCATTTGGAAGCGTTCCGCACAATTTCAATTCCCGTTTTGCTAATTGGACAGGAGCATGAAGAAGTCCACAGTTTAATTCACCAAGACTACGAGGCTGCATGGGACATTGGAAGGTACATAGGAGAAAAAGGACATAAAAAAATCGCTTTTTTAGGTGTAACCGAAAAAGACATAGCTGTAGGTGTAAAGCGAAAAGAAGGAGTAAGGCAAGGTCTTAAAGACAGAGATTGCGAGGTCCGCTGTTATCAAACAAGCTTTAACATGAGCGATGCAATCGGGGCTGCTACGGCTGTGATGAAAGAATTTAATCCGTCCATCATTGTATGTGCTACCGATAACATTGCGCTTGGTACGTTAAAGGCAGCTTATCTAAACGGACTGCGCGTTCCGGAAGATGTATCCATTACCGGCTTTGGAGGCTACGAAATTACAGGTGTGATTCATCCTAGCTTAACAACCATAAAATATTACTATAAAGAAGCGGGACAAATGGGGGCACAGCGAATTATTAAGCTAGTCAACGGAGAAGCAGTTGAAAAGCTTACACTTTCTAACTATGAATTGATTGAAAGAGAAAGCGTTGACAACCGCTTTGCATAA
- a CDS encoding RrF2 family transcriptional regulator: MHMKTGVEQSVYAILLLTFLPEKAVLPGDVISSQLGGSPTYFQKLLRKLVSADLLASVPGSKGGFRLKKTPEEIRIYDVYVAIEGKQSLYSSSGIFHDMLNLKDKDICLLSDLMEEAESSWQSILKRQTIATLTNEINKKCPKENLDMLKTTVEEKMVL; the protein is encoded by the coding sequence TTGCATATGAAAACAGGCGTTGAGCAATCGGTGTATGCCATTTTGCTGCTTACGTTTTTACCTGAAAAAGCTGTGTTGCCAGGAGATGTCATCAGCTCTCAGCTTGGGGGCTCGCCTACGTATTTTCAAAAGCTTCTTCGCAAGCTGGTTAGCGCTGATTTACTTGCTTCCGTTCCTGGTAGCAAAGGTGGATTTCGCTTAAAGAAAACGCCGGAAGAAATTCGTATTTATGACGTATACGTAGCCATTGAAGGTAAGCAGTCTCTTTACTCATCAAGCGGTATTTTTCACGACATGCTTAACTTAAAAGACAAAGATATTTGCTTATTATCCGATTTAATGGAAGAAGCCGAATCTTCGTGGCAGTCTATCTTGAAACGGCAAACCATTGCTACGCTCACAAATGAAATTAACAAAAAATGTCCGAAAGAAAACCTGGACATGCTAAAAACAACAGTAGAAGAAAAAATGGTGCTGTAG
- a CDS encoding nuclear transport factor 2 family protein: MENLNRYFDLFDQSRTSEQAFEELVSLFSDDIVFVLNGHEKQGIENWKLFVKMVFKENADIKHMFEGWKAVEGTDKFETPWAVCGKRASGSVFTQTGKDIAKLDKNGKISYLENVPDDTNMFDTYKN, translated from the coding sequence ATGGAAAACTTAAATAGATATTTTGATTTATTCGATCAATCACGTACAAGCGAACAAGCATTTGAAGAATTGGTGAGCCTTTTTTCAGACGATATCGTATTTGTCTTAAACGGCCATGAAAAGCAAGGCATTGAAAACTGGAAGCTGTTTGTGAAAATGGTGTTTAAAGAAAATGCTGATATTAAGCATATGTTCGAAGGCTGGAAAGCAGTTGAAGGTACAGATAAGTTTGAAACGCCTTGGGCAGTATGCGGAAAACGTGCGTCTGGCAGCGTCTTTACTCAAACGGGAAAAGATATTGCTAAGTTAGATAAAAACGGGAAGATCAGTTATTTAGAAAACGTACCTGATGACACAAACATGTTTGATACGTATAAAAATTAA
- a CDS encoding SPL family radical SAM protein: MNEKDVISRSILTKATGFLASGYTHSLNPYAGCAFSCKFCYVRELPIQRFKEMEWGTWLELKVNAVEVYQKEIQKLRKKEQPVRIFMSSATDPYQPAERKAGITRALLETMINHPPDFLLIQTRSPLVMRDIDLLLQLQNVCDLRVSMTVETDREDVKQIFSPYAPGMKLRMNALKKVKESGISTQVTIAPMLPFTPEFPEKIEGMMDRICIDTMYLGDGSLGKTSKRLGMPELFEQHGFLDWYDKDIHIKAIRYFEKFYPSSMIYLSQEGFAP; encoded by the coding sequence ATGAACGAAAAAGACGTCATTTCGAGAAGTATTTTAACAAAAGCGACCGGCTTTTTGGCATCAGGTTATACTCATAGTTTAAATCCGTATGCTGGATGTGCATTTTCCTGCAAATTTTGCTACGTGCGAGAGCTGCCAATTCAGCGTTTTAAAGAGATGGAGTGGGGGACATGGCTAGAGCTGAAAGTCAACGCAGTCGAAGTCTATCAAAAAGAAATACAAAAGCTCCGAAAAAAAGAACAGCCGGTGCGCATTTTTATGTCTTCAGCGACAGATCCCTATCAGCCTGCTGAGCGCAAAGCAGGCATCACACGTGCCCTTTTAGAAACGATGATCAATCATCCGCCTGATTTTTTATTGATTCAAACAAGGTCGCCCCTTGTGATGAGAGATATTGATTTGCTTTTACAGCTTCAAAACGTATGTGATCTTCGTGTATCGATGACTGTGGAAACAGACCGAGAAGATGTAAAACAAATTTTTTCTCCTTATGCTCCGGGGATGAAACTTCGTATGAACGCGTTAAAAAAAGTAAAAGAAAGCGGAATTTCAACGCAAGTAACCATTGCTCCAATGCTTCCTTTCACGCCTGAATTTCCTGAAAAAATAGAAGGAATGATGGACCGGATTTGTATTGATACCATGTACTTAGGAGACGGTTCCTTAGGGAAAACCTCAAAAAGGCTAGGGATGCCGGAACTATTTGAGCAGCACGGTTTCCTAGACTGGTATGACAAAGACATTCATATCAAAGCCATTCGTTATTTTGAAAAATTTTATCCTTCTTCGATGATTTATCTTTCTCAAGAGGGATTTGCTCCGTAA
- the gvpA gene encoding gas vesicle structural protein GvpA, with amino-acid sequence MTINKSNDCSSLAEVVDRILDKGVVIDVFARISVIGIELITIEARIVIASVDTWLRYAEAVRLLHNEREDFLSSNNGGKKLEQLNLLQDLDL; translated from the coding sequence ATGACGATTAACAAATCAAACGATTGTTCTAGTCTAGCTGAAGTAGTTGACCGCATCTTAGATAAAGGCGTGGTAATTGACGTATTCGCTCGTATTTCCGTTATTGGTATTGAATTAATTACCATCGAAGCTCGAATCGTTATTGCCAGTGTGGACACTTGGCTGAGGTATGCCGAGGCAGTTCGGCTGCTTCATAATGAAAGAGAAGATTTTCTTTCTTCGAATAACGGCGGAAAAAAACTTGAACAGCTAAACCTTTTACAAGATTTAGATTTATAA
- a CDS encoding gas vesicle protein GvpO, whose amino-acid sequence MKVAEIMESVTDFFKEHVAPPHRIISYESIQNGGWKITLEAFEEQEYMRRYAKDELLGIYEVLVNKQHNITSFSRTSLRYRSSPAEK is encoded by the coding sequence GTGAAAGTAGCCGAAATCATGGAATCCGTGACTGATTTTTTTAAAGAACACGTTGCTCCTCCTCACCGAATTATTTCGTATGAATCGATTCAAAATGGAGGATGGAAAATAACACTTGAGGCATTTGAAGAACAGGAGTATATGAGGCGCTATGCAAAAGATGAACTGCTTGGTATCTATGAAGTGCTGGTCAATAAGCAGCATAACATCACGTCTTTTTCACGCACCAGCCTGCGCTATCGAAGCTCTCCAGCAGAGAAGTAA
- a CDS encoding GvpL/GvpF family gas vesicle protein, which translates to MKQKSMSEETGIYIFCSIPATEAHTFGSVTIDQQERATFTIHYRDAAIVAAAFPLKIYHPTKENVTAHQQVISKVMNEHDSVIPISFGNVFHSQQDVEMLLENLYPQFASLFPQLKGKIEVGLKVIGKPDWLKQKVNQDSSLQQVRNQRSASADFYKQIAHGETAQKFFLKLQHDCKKELYQHLEPIAEASRLNPPIVETMLLNASFLIDREKEAAFDERVNDLYEKWKHKADFKYSGPWAAYNFINIQLKVEENV; encoded by the coding sequence ATGAAACAGAAATCAATGAGTGAAGAAACGGGCATTTATATTTTTTGCAGTATTCCCGCCACCGAGGCGCATACGTTTGGCAGCGTCACGATTGATCAGCAAGAAAGAGCTACTTTTACCATTCATTACCGAGATGCAGCTATAGTGGCTGCTGCCTTTCCTCTTAAAATTTACCATCCTACAAAAGAGAACGTCACAGCGCACCAGCAGGTGATTTCCAAAGTAATGAATGAGCATGATTCGGTCATTCCAATCAGCTTTGGCAACGTGTTTCATAGTCAGCAAGATGTTGAAATGCTGTTAGAAAACTTATATCCACAGTTCGCCTCTCTTTTCCCACAGTTAAAAGGAAAAATAGAAGTCGGACTAAAAGTAATTGGGAAACCGGACTGGCTGAAACAAAAAGTGAATCAAGATTCTTCTTTGCAGCAAGTACGAAACCAGCGTTCTGCTAGTGCTGATTTTTATAAACAAATTGCGCACGGAGAAACAGCTCAGAAATTCTTTTTAAAGCTTCAGCACGACTGTAAAAAAGAGCTGTATCAACATTTAGAACCGATAGCTGAAGCGTCGAGACTCAACCCTCCTATTGTCGAAACAATGCTTTTGAACGCTTCTTTTTTAATTGACCGAGAAAAAGAAGCAGCGTTTGATGAACGTGTAAATGACCTGTATGAAAAATGGAAGCACAAAGCAGATTTTAAATACTCAGGACCGTGGGCTGCTTATAACTTTATCAATATTCAATTAAAAGTAGAAGAGAATGTATGA
- a CDS encoding gas vesicle protein GvpG: MIHKLLLSPVTLIVKVGKKIKEEADKELYDVSFIQQKIVHLQMMYELGEIPEDAYMEKEKELLLRYEAAKEYELKRWESMTKKQK, encoded by the coding sequence ATGATTCATAAACTGCTGCTGTCTCCTGTCACGCTCATTGTTAAAGTTGGGAAAAAAATCAAAGAAGAAGCGGATAAGGAACTGTATGATGTTTCTTTTATTCAGCAAAAAATCGTTCATCTTCAAATGATGTATGAGCTTGGAGAAATACCAGAAGATGCATATATGGAAAAAGAAAAAGAACTGCTGCTGAGATATGAAGCTGCAAAGGAATATGAATTGAAAAGATGGGAATCAATGACGAAGAAACAAAAGTGA
- a CDS encoding GvpL/GvpF family gas vesicle protein encodes MEKLIYLYGLVPTEEAKEMPFPSLEGMDQNNPIYALYFNDITAFVCDLPSDEYSEEMLKEKIEHDMKWLQDKAMHHHEILLFLQSHYTLLPMKFCTVYKSKDSCQKSIADNKQKTLSSLQLLKRSEEWNIKVYAHTNSLKNYLLTNNETIQKKKEEINTLPPGRQFFERKKIERLIEEETEKEQLSLCDHLHSEISPYAAYHTIKNNWSQKITGESYSMCWNSIYLLSKNNVESFLKAISDKQTFYSEMGLNIEVTGPWPAYHIDTLRSEKDAG; translated from the coding sequence ATGGAAAAGCTCATTTATTTATATGGTCTAGTTCCAACCGAAGAAGCTAAGGAAATGCCCTTTCCTTCACTTGAAGGCATGGATCAGAACAATCCTATCTATGCTCTTTACTTTAATGACATTACCGCATTTGTATGCGACTTGCCAAGCGATGAGTATTCGGAAGAAATGCTGAAAGAAAAGATCGAGCACGATATGAAATGGCTGCAGGACAAAGCCATGCATCACCATGAGATTCTTCTTTTCTTACAAAGTCACTACACGCTTCTTCCCATGAAATTTTGTACGGTCTACAAAAGCAAGGATAGCTGTCAAAAAAGTATTGCTGATAACAAACAAAAAACCCTCTCTTCTCTTCAGCTTTTAAAAAGATCTGAAGAATGGAATATAAAAGTATATGCCCATACGAATTCTTTAAAGAACTATCTGCTAACGAACAATGAAACGATCCAAAAGAAAAAAGAAGAAATAAATACGCTGCCTCCAGGCAGGCAGTTTTTTGAACGTAAAAAGATAGAAAGGCTGATCGAAGAAGAAACAGAAAAAGAACAGCTGTCGCTTTGTGATCACTTGCACAGTGAGATAAGCCCCTACGCCGCTTACCACACAATCAAAAATAACTGGAGTCAAAAAATAACCGGCGAGAGCTACAGCATGTGTTGGAACAGCATCTACCTTCTTTCAAAGAACAATGTAGAATCGTTTTTAAAAGCCATTAGCGACAAGCAAACGTTTTATAGTGAAATGGGACTGAACATCGAAGTAACGGGACCATGGCCTGCTTATCATATCGACACTCTGCGCTCGGAGAAAGATGCGGGATGA
- a CDS encoding gas vesicle protein, which produces MTSLRKQTLEQKDIALIDILDVILDKGIAIKGDLLISIAGIDLVYLDLRVLISSVETLIGSHDRQIISSQQLEQETEALRNGK; this is translated from the coding sequence ATGACATCGCTGCGAAAACAAACGCTGGAGCAAAAGGACATCGCCCTCATTGATATATTAGATGTGATCCTCGATAAAGGAATTGCCATTAAAGGTGATTTATTGATTTCAATTGCCGGAATTGATTTAGTCTATCTTGATTTGCGGGTATTGATTTCTTCTGTAGAAACGCTGATAGGCTCTCATGATCGTCAAATCATTTCTTCTCAGCAGCTTGAACAGGAAACGGAGGCGTTGCGAAATGGAAAATAA
- a CDS encoding gas vesicle protein K, producing MENNLKRNGRIELSAENAEQGLAQLVLTVIELLRQLIEKHAIRRVDSGNLTDAQIEDLGMALMKLENKMEELKSVFNFTNEDLNIDLGPLGKVL from the coding sequence ATGGAAAATAACCTCAAACGAAACGGCCGCATTGAGCTGAGTGCGGAAAATGCTGAACAAGGCCTAGCGCAGCTTGTTTTAACCGTCATTGAATTACTGCGGCAGCTCATTGAAAAACATGCGATTCGCCGAGTGGACAGCGGAAACCTGACGGACGCTCAAATCGAAGATCTGGGCATGGCGTTGATGAAGTTAGAGAACAAAATGGAGGAGCTAAAATCAGTGTTTAACTTTACAAATGAAGATTTAAATATTGATCTAGGTCCCCTAGGAAAAGTGCTATAA
- a CDS encoding gas vesicle protein: MAAEHNGHLGTIVEVLEKVLDKGLVIAGDIKVQIADVELLTIKIRLLVASIDKAREIGMDWWETDPYLCSKANQSYQKLQAENNSLTQQVASLTQRIQDDLLSLD, encoded by the coding sequence ATGGCGGCGGAACATAACGGGCATCTGGGCACCATTGTAGAAGTATTAGAAAAAGTATTAGATAAAGGTCTTGTTATTGCTGGAGATATTAAAGTGCAAATTGCTGATGTTGAACTCTTAACAATCAAAATCCGGCTGCTTGTCGCTTCTATTGATAAAGCAAGAGAAATTGGCATGGACTGGTGGGAAACAGACCCTTACCTATGTTCAAAAGCAAATCAGTCTTATCAAAAACTCCAGGCGGAAAATAACAGTTTAACCCAGCAAGTGGCATCTTTAACGCAGCGAATTCAAGATGATTTGCTTTCGCTTGATTAA
- a CDS encoding cell wall hydrolase: MPRVNYRDSDVALMARMMRAEAEGEGKQGMLYVGNVIVNRLKANCLDFKNLRSVPQVIYQVQGGNYSFEAVQKGNVFYQRARGVEKRLAKKNLDYWREHPGKYALWYFNPSAPCPPTWYGQPASGQYKNHCYYEPKPGTCASVYNG; encoded by the coding sequence ATGCCAAGAGTAAATTATCGAGATTCAGACGTTGCTTTAATGGCAAGGATGATGAGAGCAGAAGCTGAAGGCGAAGGAAAACAAGGAATGCTGTATGTTGGAAATGTCATTGTAAATCGTCTTAAAGCAAACTGTTTAGATTTCAAGAATTTAAGATCCGTTCCGCAAGTTATTTATCAGGTACAGGGAGGCAACTATTCGTTCGAAGCTGTTCAAAAAGGAAACGTATTTTATCAAAGAGCAAGAGGTGTTGAAAAAAGGTTAGCCAAAAAGAATTTGGATTATTGGAGAGAACACCCGGGGAAATATGCACTGTGGTACTTTAATCCATCCGCTCCATGCCCTCCAACCTGGTACGGTCAACCCGCTTCTGGTCAATACAAAAATCACTGTTACTACGAGCCAAAGCCCGGAACATGCGCTAGCGTTTATAACGGATAG